One region of Vitis vinifera cultivar Pinot Noir 40024 chromosome 1, ASM3070453v1 genomic DNA includes:
- the LAR1 gene encoding leucoanthocyanidin reductase 1 encodes MTVSPVPSPKGRVLIAGATGFIGQFVAAASLDAHRPTYILARPGPRSPSKANIFKALEDKGAIIVYGLINEQEAMEKILKEHEIDIVVSTVGGESILDQIALVKAMKAVGTIKRFLPSEFGHDVNRADPVEPGLNMYREKRRVRQLVEESGIPFTYICCNSIASWPYYNNIHPSEVLPPTDFFQIYGDGNVKAYFVAGTDIGKFTMKTVDDVRTLNKSVHFRPSCNCLNINELASVWEKKIGRTLPRVTVTEDDLLAAAGENIIPQSVVAAFTHDIFIKGCQVNFSIDGPEDVEVTTLYPEDSFRTVEECFGEYIVKIEEKQPTADSAIANTGPVVGMRQVTATCA; translated from the exons ATGACTGTTTCTCCGGTTCCTTCGCCCAAGGGTCGTGTCCTCATTGCCGGAGCAACCGGTTTCATTGGTCAGTTCGTGGCCGCAGCAAGCCTGGATGCCCATCGACCCACCTATATTCTCGCACGTCCAGGCCCCAGAAGTCCTTCTAAGGCCAACATCTTCAAGGCCCTCGAGGACAAAGGCGCCATCATCGTATAC GGGTTGATAAACGAGCAGGAGGCTATGGAGAAGATACTAAAAGAACATGAGATAGACATAGTAGTATCAACCGTGGGCGGAGAGAGCATATTGGATCAAATCGCCCTAGTGAAAGCCATGAAGGCTGTTGGAACCATTAAG AGATTTTTGCCGTCTGAATTCGGGCACGATGTGAACAGAGCTGATCCAGTTGAGCCAGGGCTCAACATGTACAGAGAGAAGCGTAGGGTCCGACAATTAGTGGAGGAATCGGGCATACCCTTCACTTACATCTGCTGCAACTCAATTGCTTCTTGGCCATACTACAATAACATTCACCCTTCTGAGGTTCTTCCTCCAACGGATTTCTTCCAGATTTACGGTGATGGCAATGTCAAAG CTTACTTTGTTGCAGGCACAGACATCGGAAAATTCACGATGAAAACAGTGGACGATGTCCGAACACTGAACAAATCAGTGCATTTCCGGCCATCTTGCAATTGTCTCAATATAAATGAACTCGCATCTGTGTGGGAAAAGAAGATTGGGAGGACACTTCCCAGAGTAACCGTCACTGAAGATGATCTACTAGCTGCAGCCGGAG AAAACATCATCCCACAGAGTGTGGTAGCGGCGTTCACGCACGACATTTTCATAAAGGGGTGTCAGGTGAATTTCTCTATTGATGGCCCGGAGGACGTGGAAGTGACCACCCTCTACCCTGAGGATTCTTTCAGGACGGTGGAGGAATGCTTCGGCGAATACATTGTGAAGATAGAGGAAAAGCAGCCGACCGCCGATTCTGCTATTGCCAACACCGGTCCTGTGGTTGGGATGCGGCAAGTCACTGCAACCTGCGCTTGA